A portion of the Acidobacteriaceae bacterium genome contains these proteins:
- a CDS encoding CHASE3 domain-containing protein translates to MVVLINTWIAGRSVAVLFDAEHWLAHTLEVVSQTQSTLFEFSSANNAARAYMLTGSTDYMNRFTTSEMRLEQAVDKLQQDTIDNHSQQERIRLLRLRLSLRMTLMQTALNLHRKMSGSEADESLVGPALLESPDGGVTVRYVLDQIEQEERRLLNQRYTVAASSRRNMVISITGATVLDIILLILAFELLVRAERSRLELGERADEIASLNRELRVSNASLEERVAERTHELQVSNQELEAFSYSVSHDLRAPLRTIDGFSLALKEDFSDKLNDEGLDYINRVRGGVQRMGTLIDALLQLSRVTRSDVQRERFDLSQLATNVFNELAAGDPSRTVEWVGQPGILVMADPRLMRVALENLIGNSWKFTSKTEGARIEFGSGLRDGQTVYFIKDNGAGFDMQYVDRLFTAFQRLHGDRDFKGSGIGLATVSRIIRRHLGTIGAEGEAGHGATFFFTLGA, encoded by the coding sequence GTGGTAGTCCTGATAAACACCTGGATCGCCGGGCGCTCCGTCGCGGTGCTGTTCGATGCCGAACATTGGCTCGCGCATACGCTTGAAGTTGTGAGTCAGACGCAGTCAACTCTGTTTGAGTTTTCTTCTGCGAACAACGCTGCGCGCGCCTACATGCTGACCGGTTCCACGGATTACATGAACCGCTTTACTACCAGCGAGATGCGGCTTGAGCAGGCGGTCGACAAGCTGCAGCAGGACACCATCGATAACCACTCCCAGCAGGAGCGGATTAGGCTTCTGCGTTTGCGGCTCTCGTTGCGGATGACGCTGATGCAGACGGCGCTGAACCTGCACCGCAAAATGAGCGGAAGCGAAGCAGATGAGTCGCTGGTTGGCCCAGCGCTGCTGGAGAGCCCCGATGGCGGGGTGACGGTGCGGTATGTGCTGGACCAGATCGAGCAGGAAGAGCGGCGGTTGCTCAACCAGCGCTATACGGTAGCGGCTAGTTCGCGAAGGAATATGGTGATTTCCATTACCGGTGCGACGGTGCTGGATATCATTCTGCTGATTCTCGCGTTCGAGTTGCTGGTTCGCGCAGAGCGTTCCAGGCTGGAGCTTGGCGAGCGAGCAGATGAGATTGCTTCGTTGAATCGCGAGTTACGAGTTTCCAATGCTTCTCTGGAAGAGCGTGTGGCCGAGCGTACTCACGAGCTTCAGGTTTCCAACCAGGAGCTTGAGGCGTTCTCCTACTCTGTGTCGCATGATCTGCGCGCACCTCTGAGAACGATCGACGGCTTTTCACTGGCGTTAAAGGAAGATTTTTCCGACAAGTTGAATGACGAGGGATTGGATTACATCAATCGCGTACGCGGTGGCGTGCAGCGGATGGGAACTCTGATCGATGCGTTGTTGCAGCTCTCGCGAGTGACGCGGTCGGATGTTCAACGAGAACGGTTTGACCTTTCGCAACTGGCCACGAATGTTTTCAACGAGTTGGCGGCTGGCGATCCTTCACGCACGGTGGAGTGGGTAGGGCAGCCGGGTATTTTGGTGATGGCTGATCCGCGATTGATGCGGGTTGCTTTGGAAAATCTGATTGGCAATTCGTGGAAGTTCACGTCCAAAACAGAGGGTGCGCGTATCGAGTTTGGCAGTGGTCTGCGAGACGGCCAAACCGTATACTTCATCAAGGACAATGGTGCTGGATTCGACATGCAGTACGTCGATCGTTTGTTCACAGCGTTTCAGCGTCTGCATGGTGATCGTGACTTCAAGGGATCAGGCATCGGCCTGGCCACTGTTTCACGCATCATCCGCCGACATCTTGGAACGATCGGCGCTGAAGGTGAAGCGGGCCACGGTGCAACGTTCTTTTTCACGCTGGGCGCATAG